TCAATTTTTATTAAAGTGTTGACACCTCGATTGCACCGTGATAAGATATTTGAGTATGTTAATTGAAAAGTATGGATTAACAAGTAGAAGGTCCGACTTCTCACCTGCCCGGTATTGCCGGCTGGTCATGATCCAATGATTTGTGAATTGAACTTTCATGATGAATTGAGTATCAGACAGGGATGTCGGCTGTGTAGTCGTCATCCCTTTTTTGTGCTTAAACACAATACAACAATAACAGGTTCTGGAGGTGGAGGGTTATTAGTAAGGAACATATGATCAATGATGAGATTCGAGTGAGAGAAGTACGTCTAGTTGGTGCGAACGGTGAACAAATCGGGATTAAACCGACGCGTGAAGCTTTGCAAATGGCGATTGACGCAAACTTGGATCTCGTGAACGTGGCGCCTCAAGCGAAGCCGCCCGTGTGTCGGATTATGGATTACGGAAAATTCCGCTATGAGCAACAGAAGAAAGAAAAGGAAGCCCGTAAAAACCAGAAGATCGTTGACATCAAAGAGGTATGGTTCCGTTCCAACATCGAGGAACATGACTACCAAACCAAGTTTCGCAATGTGGTGAAGTTCCTGAATGAAGGGGACAAGGTGAAATGCTCCGTTCGTTTCCGCGGTCGTGAAATTACTCATGCTAACGTGGGTCAAAAAATTCTCGAACGTGTGAAATTGGAAGTTGCTGATCTTTGTACCGTGGAGCGCCAACCCAAGCTCGAAGGACGCAGCATGATTATGATATTGGCTCCAAAGAGTCAATGACAAATTAAGGAGGAAGTTCAATGCCTAAAATGAAAACACATAGCAGCCTTAAAGGCCGCTTCAAAATTACCGGTACTGGTAAAGTAATGCGTTACAAAGCTTACAAAAACCACTTGCTTTCCCACAAATCCAAACGTGCAAAACGCGTTCTGGGTACTAACCCTGAGATGGCACCTGGGGACGTTAAGCGTCTGAAACAAGGTCTTGCTAACCTGAAATAGCACAGCACGGCAATGAATGAAGTATAAACATTATTTGGGAGGTCATTTGATATGGCAAGAGTAAAGGGCGGATTCGTCGTTCGTCGTCGTCATAAAAAAGTATTGAAGCTTGCTAAAGGTTATTTTGGTTCCAAACACCGCATTTTTAAAACAGCTAACGAGCAGGTAATGAAATCGCTTGTTTACGCATACCGTGACCGTCGTCAGACGAAACGTAACTTCCGCAGACTGTGGATCGTGCGTATCAACGCAGCAGCTCGTTTGAACGGTTTGTCTTACAGCAAATTGATGCACGGCCTGAAATTGGCTGGTGTGGACATTAACCGCAAAATCTTGGCTGATCTTGCAGTCAATGATATTAATGCATTCAACTCTTTGGCAACTGTTGCTAAAGGCAAAATCAACGCTTAATTATTCATAATGAAGGCGTGGAAACCACGAAAGTGGTAAAGAGGTATCCCAAGCAGTACGCTGTGTAGGGATGCCTTTTTTTGTACATACTCAATGGTACGGAAAAGACTTTGTTTTCTCCAAAATACGAATAAATATGACGTAGGATGGAAGAATGTATGTTTTTTTTAAGATTGTAGCGCTTACATTGTTGAAGTTTTAAAAAAAATTGACCCAAGGTTATTAATTGTCTAGATTTTAGCCGATCATAATTGTATAATCTCTAAAGTAAGTCTTCTGTACGATCTGTCTCGTCAGTAAATGACATGCATGAGCATGTACATGTTCAAAGAAAAGAGACAGTCCAGGGATCTAACACTAAGGGGGAACAGTATCAGCATGAAGAAAATGTTCAGTATGTCTTTGGTTATGCTGCTGGCGATCTCGGTCATTCTCGCAGGCTGCGGTAACAAAAATCAAGGTTCGTCCAACGCAAATGGTGGAGACACAGGTGGTTCTGCCAAAACATCGAATGTCCAAATCGGCATGGTTACAGATGTGGGTGGAGTAAACGACAAATCGTTTAACCAATCTGCTTGGGAGGCACTACAAGCCACTGAGAAAGAATCAGGCGTTAAAGTTAAATACCTGCAAAGTAAATCCGATCAAGATTATATTCCTAACCTGAACCAATTTGTTAAGGGTGATTTTAACCTGACTTGGGGAATCGGTTTTAATCTGGCGAATGCGATTGGACAAGTAGCGAAAGACAACCCGAGCAAGAATTTGGCGATCATTGACAGTGTCGTGGATGCGCCTAACGTAAAATCGGTTGTTTTTGCTGAAAATGAAGGTTCCTTCTTGGTGGGGGTTGTAGCTGGTAAGCTTACTAAAACAAACAAAATTGGTTTTGTGGGTGGACAAGATAGCCCGTTGATCAAACGTTTTGAAAAAGGATTCGAAGCAGGAATTAAAGCTGTAAATCCAAATGCAAAATTGGAAGTTAACTACACAGGTGCATTTGATAAGCCGGATCTGGGTAAAGCAGCGGCTGCGACGATCTATAACAGCGGTGCAGATATTATTTTCCATGCAGCTGGCGGATCTGGTACAGGTGTATTTAACGAAGCACTCGCACGTAAGCAACAAGGTCAGCAAGTATGGGTTATTGGTGTGGATAAAGACCAATCGCTTGAATTTGGTGACGACGTAACATTGACTTCGATGGTAAAACGTGTAGATGAAGCTGTAAAACGCGTATCTAAAGAAGTAATTGACGGTAAATTTAAGGGCGGTGTCGAAACACTGGCTCTGAAGGATAATGGCATTGGTTTGGCAGACACATCAACGAAAAACGTACCTAAAGACGTGCTTGATATTGTAGAACAATACAAGCAAAAAATTATTAAGGGCGAAATTACAGTTCCTTCGAAATAAGTTTTGGCTTGAAGAATATAGAGGTGGCGACAAGGCTGGTTCATAAGACTAGCCTTGTTCTTACGTCTGGAGTTATATGGATTATAACGGGCAAAATCAGCTCATTGGAGCACATACTATAAAGTGTATAAGGGTGATCTCATGGATGCAGCGACCCCCGTCGTTGAGTTAAAGCAAATTACAAAACGATTCCCCGGCATCGTTGCCAACGACTCCATCAGCATCAAGCTGCATAAGGGAGAAATTCATGCCCTTTTGGGTGAGAATGGCGCGGGTAAATCTACGCTTATGAATATTCTTTTCGGACTGTATCAGCCGGATGAAGGGACCATTGAAATCGGAGGTAAACCTGTACAGATTGATAGTCCAAATAAGGCGATTGATCTGGGGATTGGCATGGTGCATCAGCATTTTAAACTCGTACAGCCGTTTACCGTTACCGAAAATATTGTCCTGGGCTCGGAGCCACGTAAGGGTCTGAAAATCAATTATAAAAAGGCTGCCGCAGAAGTACAGCGGTTGTCTGAGCAGTACGGCCTTCAGGTGAATCCGAATGCCAAAATTGAGGATATATCTGTGGGTATGCAGCAACGTGTAGAAATTATTAAAACGCTTTATCGCGGTGCAGATATTCTGATTTTCGATGAGCCTACAGCTGTACTGACACCACAGGAGATCACTGAGTTGCTGGATATTATGAAACGTTTGGTGGCTGAAGGCAAATCAATTATTCTTATTACTCATAAACTTAAAGAAATCATGCAAATTGCAGATACCGTTACGATCATTCGCCGAGGTCAGGTTATTGATACGGTCAAGACGTCTGAAACAACACCAAATGAGCTGGCTGAGAAAATGGTGGGCCGTCGTGTGTCCTTTAAAGTGGACAAGCAGCTTGCGCAACCAGGACAAACGGTATTGGAAATGAACAATGTAATTTCTAAAAACAAGGATGGTATTCATGTTCTAAATGAGTTGAACCTGCAGGTCAAGGCGGGCGAGATTTTGGGGATTGCCGGAGTAGATGGTAATGGACAGAGTGAGCTGATCGAAGCTTTGACAGGCTTACGCAAGGTGGATGGCGGGAGCATTCGTTTGCTCGGACAAGAGGTGGCCAATCAGTCACCACGCAAAATTTCAGAGGCAGGCGTTTCACATATACCAGAGGACCGTCATAAGCATGGGTTGGTGCTGGATTTTTCTATGAGTGAAAATATGGTGCTGGAGACGTATTACCAGGCGCCTTACAGTAAAAATGGCTTCTTGAACAA
The Paenibacillus peoriae DNA segment above includes these coding regions:
- the infC gene encoding translation initiation factor IF-3; its protein translation is MINDEIRVREVRLVGANGEQIGIKPTREALQMAIDANLDLVNVAPQAKPPVCRIMDYGKFRYEQQKKEKEARKNQKIVDIKEVWFRSNIEEHDYQTKFRNVVKFLNEGDKVKCSVRFRGREITHANVGQKILERVKLEVADLCTVERQPKLEGRSMIMILAPKSQ
- a CDS encoding BMP family lipoprotein, which codes for MKKMFSMSLVMLLAISVILAGCGNKNQGSSNANGGDTGGSAKTSNVQIGMVTDVGGVNDKSFNQSAWEALQATEKESGVKVKYLQSKSDQDYIPNLNQFVKGDFNLTWGIGFNLANAIGQVAKDNPSKNLAIIDSVVDAPNVKSVVFAENEGSFLVGVVAGKLTKTNKIGFVGGQDSPLIKRFEKGFEAGIKAVNPNAKLEVNYTGAFDKPDLGKAAAATIYNSGADIIFHAAGGSGTGVFNEALARKQQGQQVWVIGVDKDQSLEFGDDVTLTSMVKRVDEAVKRVSKEVIDGKFKGGVETLALKDNGIGLADTSTKNVPKDVLDIVEQYKQKIIKGEITVPSK
- a CDS encoding ABC transporter ATP-binding protein, whose amino-acid sequence is MDAATPVVELKQITKRFPGIVANDSISIKLHKGEIHALLGENGAGKSTLMNILFGLYQPDEGTIEIGGKPVQIDSPNKAIDLGIGMVHQHFKLVQPFTVTENIVLGSEPRKGLKINYKKAAAEVQRLSEQYGLQVNPNAKIEDISVGMQQRVEIIKTLYRGADILIFDEPTAVLTPQEITELLDIMKRLVAEGKSIILITHKLKEIMQIADTVTIIRRGQVIDTVKTSETTPNELAEKMVGRRVSFKVDKQLAQPGQTVLEMNNVISKNKDGIHVLNELNLQVKAGEILGIAGVDGNGQSELIEALTGLRKVDGGSIRLLGQEVANQSPRKISEAGVSHIPEDRHKHGLVLDFSMSENMVLETYYQAPYSKNGFLNKDAIEKQAKSLIEKFDVRTPDIHTKARALSGGNQQKAIIAREIDKNPDLLIAAQPTRGLDVGAIEFVQKQLIAQRDQGKAVLLISFELDEIMNVSDRIAVIYEGKIVGEVLPEETNDQELGLMMAGSAVKKGVENG
- the rpmI gene encoding 50S ribosomal protein L35, yielding MPKMKTHSSLKGRFKITGTGKVMRYKAYKNHLLSHKSKRAKRVLGTNPEMAPGDVKRLKQGLANLK
- the rplT gene encoding 50S ribosomal protein L20, giving the protein MARVKGGFVVRRRHKKVLKLAKGYFGSKHRIFKTANEQVMKSLVYAYRDRRQTKRNFRRLWIVRINAAARLNGLSYSKLMHGLKLAGVDINRKILADLAVNDINAFNSLATVAKGKINA